In Camelus bactrianus isolate YW-2024 breed Bactrian camel chromosome 18, ASM4877302v1, whole genome shotgun sequence, one DNA window encodes the following:
- the HBM gene encoding hemoglobin subunit mu, translated as MLSAQERAHIAQVWDLIAGHEAPFGAELLLRLFAVYPNTKTYFKHLGDCPDEVLLLNHGQRMLEAVGVAVRHVDNLRAALSPLADLHAHVLRVDPTNFPLLIQCFQVVLASHLQDEFTVEMQAAWDKFLTGIAVVLTEKYR; from the exons ATGCTCAGCGCCCAAGAGCGCGCCCATATCGCACAGGTCTGGGACCTGATCGCCGGCCACGAGGCGCCCTTCGGGGCGGAGCTGCTGCTCAG GCTCTTCGCGGTGTACCCCAACACTAAGACCTACTTCAAGCACCTGGGCGACTGCCCCGACGAGGTGCTGCTGCTGAACCACGGACAACGCATGCTCGAGGCGGTGGGCGTGGCCGTGCGGCACGTGGACAACCTGCGCGCCGCCCTGAGCCCGCTCGCCGACCTGCACGCACACGTGCTGCGCGTGGACCCCACCAACTTCCCG CTGCTGATCCAGTGTTTCCAGGTGGTGCTGGCTTCCCACCTCCAGGACGAGTTCACTGTGGAGATGCAGGCCGCGTGGGATAAATTCCTGACTGGCATAGCCGTGGTGCTGACGGAGAAGTACCGCTGA
- the LOC105082397 gene encoding hemoglobin subunit zeta-like, translating into MSLTKAERTIVVSMWGKIATQADVIGMEALERLFSSFPQTKTYFPHFDLHPGSAQLRAHGSKVLAALGDAVKSIDNVAGALSKLSELHAYVLRVDPVNFKLLSHCLLVTVASHFPADFTADAHAAWDKFLSTVSRVLTEKYR; encoded by the exons ATGTCTCTGACCAAGGCTGAGAGGACCATCGTTGTGTCCATGTGGGGCAAGATCGCCACACAGGCGGACGTCATTGGCATGGAGGCCTTGGAAAG GCTCTTCTCCAGCTTCCCGCAGACCAAGACCTACTTCCCGCACTTCGACCTGCATCCAGGCTCCGCGCAGCTGCGCGCGCACGGCTCCAAGGTGCTGGCCGCCTTGGGCGACGCAGTCAAGAGCATCGACAACGTGGCGGGCGCTCTGTCCAAGCTCAGCGAGCTGCACGCCTACGTCTTGCGCGTGGACCCGGTCAACTTCAAG CTCCTGTCCCACTGCCTGCTGGTCACCGTGGCCTCCCACTTCCCCGCTGACTTCACGGCCGACGCCCACGCCGCCTGGGACAAGTTCCTGTCCACCGTGTCCCGCGTTCTGACAGAGAAGTACCGCTGA